GACAGGTGATTCGCGATTGCTACTGTTCTAGCGCTGACCATCTTCGCCGCCGGCCCTTTCAAGGATGCGTTCgccagcacctgcgccaccaccactcccgTCATCTTTGTTGTCGTCGTGTCTTCTTGCAATGCCATCGCAACCTGCCAGTGCTCACACGGCGCCTGCGTACCTCGCGTCACGGGACGCAACCACTCAAATCGTCCATGCTGATCTAGCGAACACACCCCATCGCTGACAGCTTGGCGCTCGGAGTCGGTCATGtcggcaccactgctggaCTGCACACTGGTCACTGTACTGCCGATAGAAGTAGTGGACCAAAACGTGCGTGCACcggccgcctctgctgccttcgGAACTGGCTTGGTCATGACGAACTTtggcggtggaggggcgTGCGCCTTAAGCAGGCTCTCTCGTGTCTTTACATCCCCCCCGGTGACACTCAGGTTCCCGTCGACGTGCCCTGATGCCTTGGCTGCCGCCACGAGCGCCGCGTACACCTCATCACTTTCGGCGTTGGAGTGACCGTTCAAAATTGCGATGTCAAGTGGCGTCATCTGCTTCTCATCCGCCACGTACGGGACATGCAGGTCGTCCGTCAGCAGTCGTATGAGTGCTGCCGAGCCGGCATCGGCGGCGTAGTGCAAGGCATTTCGACCACGGTTGTCGGTAAGCGTCTTCCAGACAACACCGAACGCGGCGCCGAAGTCCTTCATGGAGACACCATCGCCCATCTTCGCAAGCCGAAGGGCCTCAAAGTCACCTAACTCGCACGTGTGAGGGGCGTTCTTGTCCGTCGCGACAACGTTAACACCCTCATCGGCGTGGCGCGTGGCGCTCACCTGCACAACGGAGGCAGCGTTCAGTTCGTGCGATGACACCGCAtccactcgctgctgctgctgctgagcgacgAGTCGCAGAAACTCGTCTTCGAACTGCTGACGGGTGCTGTCAGACTCGacttcttcgtcttcctcaaCCTCATCGTCGTAGTCGTACCCCATctgtgggggtggtggggccGCGGCACTGCGAGGTCCACCACGCCGGTTCGACGGTGGTGGATCTTGCTGCTCCGTGTGGGGTGCACCGACATCGACGTGGTGAATGCCGTTTGTAGCACTGACAGGCACCCTAGCAgcgctccctcctccacttgCGGCCGTAGCAGCTTGGGCTGCACACAGTCgtgcgaggcgctgctctaGTGCCTCACGCTGCTCATCGCTCATTGGTGCCCCGTTCATGACTTATGGGTGGCGCACGTTGGCTATTGGTGCGCTCGTATTGTGGCTCCTTGCGCGAATGAGCGATGCGAGACACTCGTGTGAGTTGATatagaagagaaaagagagaaaggcctCGAAACGTGGGAGCTTCGCCTTGTCCCCTGGTGCAGCTGTCTtgaatacacacacacacgcagagacaaGGTCACGCTTGCTAATGACAGGGTTGCGCGTGCGAAACAGAGAATTGAATAGTACTAAAAAATCACGATCGACACGACTCCGTGAACACAATCGcgtagaggaggggggggggcggtaaTGTGGGACTGAAAGACGTTGAAGGATGTCTGACTGTTTTTCCCACTTGATGTTGTGCACAGGTGGCAAGAGCGTAGATATATAGGCGTATGAGCGGCAcagctctctttctttctggCGAcccgaggaagaggcagaaaaagggggagtcGATAAATTCACTTGTGGGTGTGCATTCGAGAAGGGATAAAGAGACGGGGCAACACCGCATCGCGTGAGGTGAGAAGAACGCGTGAGAGGAAAACTCCACCCGTACAAGGGGTgcaaggagagggaagagggcgggACGGAAACAGTCGGGGGCGCGGGAAGCGACCGAAGAGGGGTGACGAGAGTTGCCcggtccccccccccagcacATATGTTTTGATCCGGCAGTTGTCCCCTCTCCATCAGGCATGAGGAATGTGTCCGTACTTCTTTTCGCTTCGGCCTCCAATAGGCAAGCAAGCGCTCATCTGCCAcacaggaggagaaggggggggcgatggTAAATGCGACCTGCGCTGTTACCCTCCTGTGGCTGTTCTCTTGGAGGCACACATCTCCCCCCCCATTTGcacctcctctttgtttCCTGTGCACTCGCCACCCTGCGCTCTGCACGTTAATACACgcctgtgtgcctctccacacacatgGCATGCGCCAAACCCCAAGAGAGGCCCAGCATGGCTAGAAGGATTAGAGGTGGATGGTGATGTGAGCAGGACGAGCAGCGCTCAGGCTGTTTGACGCTCCGAGCCaagctcttctcttctcggCGTCACACTCAGTTTCTGCCATGCCTCTTCCACCGTTCCTTTTCTGCTCAGGGCAAACACACCACACAGTCGACTTAGCTCCCCGATCGCTCTTTCTCTAgcatgtttttttttcctctcaaATGTGCCTCGTTGGGGCCGCCTCACTCAATGGCGCCTAGCTCGAGTCGGTCGTCGTATCGCTGACGCTGGGCGCCGACACTACTGATCCAGTGTAGGGCACGTACTCAGGTGATGGATTTGGCTCCACAACGGCCAGAATCACGTTCAGTCcaatcagcagcagagccaTGCTGAGGGCATAGCTGTAGACCTGGCGCCAGTCTGTGAACTTGTCCTGGTCAATGagctccttttcctttgccgcTTGTTCGCGAACTTTGACTGTGTGGCTTTCCAATTTCACGCCACCGCGGTACTGCCGCTGAACCTCCGCTTTCTCTGGGTTGCGCCATCGGTGCACGTCGGTGGAGTGCCCGATGTGCACATGGCGACAGCACGTGACCCCTGTGGGGGCGGTGGAATAAACCTCTGCAACGCTGGCGAACCGCAGTAAAGATGAGCTCAAGCTACAGGATGGTCTTGGCGTCGACAAAAGTGACTTCGCCAACGCAGACACCGCCGTAGTCGATGTATTCGCTAACAACGAGCTTGATGGAGACACGGCTACTTTCATGAGAGGCTGAGTGGTGCTCTCTTGTTCTGCCTTTACTTTTGATTTGTTGTTTTGAGCTCTGACGTCTGAAGACGCGCCCGCCAGCTTTTCTTCCACAAACACACCCCCtcaggggaagagaggggggatgtGTACGTCGCTACACAAGGTACCACAGAGAGGTGAGCAAGAACACAAAGTGAAgtggcgagggagggggaagaagggaaaaggggctGCGATGGAGCTTGCAAGACGGGCAAGAGCTGCATCATTAAAGAGATACACCAGTGACACGTGAGGCGGGAAAGGAGGGCTACGCATGCTGGTGCGGTGGGATACTCTCTCTCGTCTGCCGGAGActccgccttcgccgcgAGAACGTTGGGCATAAATCAACAACGATAGTGCTGCACCCCTGGATTGAGCTCGACTCGCTGTTGAGAAACTTTatgaaaggagagagcgagttgGAGCAAGAAGTAACtcgggggaagagagaaagaaaaacgaaggaaTTGCAGCGCCGGtacacacccatacacaccgACACAAGCGCCCATCCTCACAAGCAGAAGAATCCAACACCAGCCGCACAAAGACagcccctccacccccacccacataAAGTgtaaaggggggggggggtatgagGACACAGAGGTAGAGGGATCGAGGTGCAGGCTTAAAAGCGCAACAGCAGTCAAAGTTGACAAACAAGCTGCGCATGGGAGAGAAAGACCACGACTTGCACGCACCTATGAAGAGAGCAACACACGCTAGGGCAACTACAAGTCCGCACAAACACCTCAATCAAATTGCTGGGCAGATCTGAGCGTTTTCCTTTCGCGCCTGTCAAAGGCACCGCTTCAGGCGCACATAAGACTACCCTTTCTTCGGCGCTTTCCTCCCTTACTCCATCGCTGGTATCGCCAGCCTTACGGTTACATCCACTGAAGACAAACAAACGTGCCGGAGAGTGCCTCTGCGTGCAAGCATCGGAGGGGCGCTTAAGAGGGCACCAAAATAAAAAGAAATATTTATTGAGGGACCCAGCTGTCCATTCTCTGCCATGCTGCGTGAACTCAACTccgctccaccgccaccgcccgtCACGCGTCCATCGCGGGCTGCGAAGCGGTTGTAGgcacgcgctacagcaatgcgcccgCTGCGTCATCGGCGCACGCCCCGTGGCTCACACGcggcccacacacaccctgcCCCGCAGGacgccgcctcacagccacGCCCctcatgccggtcgccacctggtgcatccaCCTCGGCGTGGGCCGGGTGAGACGCGTTCGCGCCACCCTGACACCTCACCCGTCATATGGGCGGCACAAACGACCTCAccgtcgcaggccgctccaaTGCAACGCCGCCCGGACCCTGACCGCCGGCACCACgagcgatacatcgctctggcccctccccacgtcgtaggcactgggccctgtcaccgccagaagtgggtcggcaccggcagggacggaggggggtggggggttgCTTGACTTCCCCACACCGAGTGGCGGCACTGGACCCCGTGGACACCTCGTACTGAGGCGTGGTGCCCTCGTCATCAGGGAGGGCAGGAAAAGaccaagaaaaaaagaagccTGTGAGAAGCGATAACAAATATAACGGAGGCAATACCCCTCGCCACCCCCAACGTcaacagacacacatgcaggcGCGCAAGACATGCGCAGGTACACCTACGCGCATAGCTCtctggctgccgctgctgtgagtCACTCATGAGTTGATCCCCTACGTTGTTTTCCCGCCGCCTAACAGGTAACGCTGACGTTCAGTCCACATGGAGGCATTGCAAGGCCTGTGTggaagtggtggtgtgggtgaatgtgtgtgtgtgtgtgtgtgtctgtgggaTTCTGGGGTAGGGTGAGGTCAATGCGCAAACGTTGATGGGCACGTAtagaaaagggaggaaacaACTGGGACGGTTGTCCTCCCTTTCGAATTATCAACTCGAATTCGCGAGCTCTTTTGGACTCGCTTCCTCGGCCTTATG
This Leishmania panamensis strain MHOM/PA/94/PSC-1 chromosome 29 sequence DNA region includes the following protein-coding sequences:
- a CDS encoding hypothetical protein (TriTrypDB/GeneDB-style sysID: LpmP.29.1520), whose amino-acid sequence is MNGAPMSDEQREALEQRLARLCAAQAATAASGGGSAARVPVSATNGIHHVDVGAPHTEQQDPPPSNRRGGPRSAAAPPPPQMGYDYDDEVEEDEEVESDSTRQQFEDEFLRLVAQQQQQRVDAVSSHELNAASVVQVSATRHADEGVNVVATDKNAPHTCELGDFEALRLAKMGDGVSMKDFGAAFGVVWKTLTDNRGRNALHYAADAGSAALIRLLTDDLHVPYVADEKQMTPLDIAILNGHSNAESDEVYAALVAAAKASGHVDGNLSVTGGDVKTRESLLKAHAPPPPKFVMTKPVPKAAEAAGARTFWSTTSIGSTVTSVQSSSGADMTDSERQAVSDGVCSLDQHGRFEWLRPVTRGTQAPCEHWQVAMALQEDTTTTKMTGVVVAQVLANASLKGPAAKMVSARTVAIANHLSVQDDNRHSGIAVALLNALRIRIEELAGSGQDAAVFFAAGTQLSRPPAAIATVKWYRRAFDAAYVYTSDNAYNVFPDFYNYDEVLLVDAVLKGAIPPSLVQQYMEDLPSWCNLEVTSDEQCALVVSFMQAKAGSAESNVELACVPENVQELRRTYISHPDHRTYVRTNAQGSVTDLVIFRKRDTRKTGKSADSDSGVFVAEVVYALFTTFDGTAKVDHMMLLASKLLSAKLLLVPTMFGITESDLAKSNFDEIVASREYIYAVSVLTRREMDGLCPMPAAKLSLPLYTI